The Clostridioides difficile genome has a segment encoding these proteins:
- the pfkB gene encoding 1-phosphofructokinase, whose translation MIYTVTLNPSIDYIVKLDELNTGSTNRVNEEYVYPGGKGINVSCILKELGHDNTSLGFISGFTGEYIVKTLEEKKLKTDFIKLKNGFSRINVKVNVSEETEINGQGPNISDEYINLLYKKLDKLNQEDILILAGSIPSTLDEKLYENIMSRLEEKNIKIVVDATKNLLLNVLKYKPFLIKPNNDELEEMFSVKLNSNEDIVKYARKLKEMGAVNVLVSMGKDGALLITEYNEVFISDVPKGTVKNSAGAGDSMVAGFISGYLSTGEYDYALKLGAASGSATAFSYDLAERKHIDKLVNEIAVKRF comes from the coding sequence ATGATTTATACAGTAACATTAAATCCATCAATAGATTATATAGTTAAATTAGATGAATTAAATACAGGAAGTACAAATCGTGTAAATGAAGAATACGTTTATCCAGGAGGAAAAGGTATAAATGTGTCTTGTATACTTAAAGAACTTGGACATGATAACACATCATTAGGTTTTATAAGTGGTTTTACTGGTGAATATATAGTAAAGACATTGGAGGAAAAAAAATTAAAGACAGATTTTATAAAATTGAAAAACGGTTTTTCAAGAATAAATGTAAAAGTAAACGTGTCAGAGGAAACCGAAATTAATGGACAAGGACCCAATATAAGTGATGAATACATCAATCTATTATATAAAAAACTTGATAAATTAAATCAAGAGGATATTTTAATATTGGCAGGTAGTATACCATCTACTTTAGATGAAAAATTATATGAAAATATAATGTCTAGACTAGAAGAAAAAAATATAAAAATTGTTGTAGATGCAACAAAAAATCTTCTTCTTAATGTATTAAAATATAAGCCTTTCCTAATTAAACCTAATAATGATGAATTAGAGGAAATGTTTAGTGTCAAATTAAATTCAAATGAAGATATAGTAAAATATGCTAGAAAGTTAAAAGAAATGGGAGCTGTAAACGTTTTAGTATCAATGGGTAAAGATGGAGCACTACTAATTACTGAATATAACGAAGTATTTATAAGTGATGTACCAAAAGGAACTGTAAAAAATTCTGCTGGAGCAGGAGATTCCATGGTAGCAGGATTTATATCTGGATACTTAAGTACTGGTGAATATGATTATGCTCTTAAATTAGGTGCAGCTTCAGGGAGTGCAACTGCTTTTTCCTATGATTTAGCTGAAAGAAAACATATTGATAAATTAGTAAATGAAATAGCTGTTAAAAGATTTTAA
- a CDS encoding tyrosine-protein phosphatase, with amino-acid sequence MKNFRDLGGNRTEDGRTVKYGLFYRSAKLSNLSKNDIKVLKDLNIKYVFDYRSDEEARKHPSTIISNIKNIRIPAMRELEESGGRFGSIEDMIDGLFEKDGAFNMLNNSYYNLPVNNPSYKKLVELIKDYSNLPILNHCTAGKDRTGVGSAIILMILGVSRENIMKDYLKSNEFADKEIERFIEYKPKFKDIPKERLNYIFGVNEEYIKTAFRRIDEEYNSVEEYLYGEFKLDKEEIKKLRNQYLE; translated from the coding sequence ATGAAAAACTTTAGAGATTTAGGTGGAAATAGAACAGAGGATGGTAGAACTGTAAAGTATGGTTTATTTTATAGGTCTGCAAAGTTGTCAAATTTGAGTAAGAATGATATAAAGGTTTTAAAAGATTTAAATATCAAATATGTATTTGATTATAGAAGTGATGAAGAGGCTCGTAAACATCCATCAACAATAATATCAAATATAAAAAATATAAGAATTCCAGCGATGAGAGAATTAGAAGAATCAGGAGGTCGTTTTGGTTCTATCGAAGATATGATTGATGGGTTATTTGAAAAAGATGGTGCGTTTAATATGCTAAATAATAGCTATTATAATCTACCTGTAAATAATCCTTCATATAAAAAACTAGTAGAACTTATAAAAGATTACTCTAATTTGCCAATACTAAATCATTGCACAGCTGGTAAGGATAGAACTGGTGTAGGAAGTGCTATAATTCTTATGATTTTGGGTGTATCAAGAGAAAATATAATGAAAGATTATCTAAAAAGCAATGAGTTTGCAGACAAGGAAATAGAACGGTTTATAGAATATAAGCCTAAATTTAAAGATATTCCAAAAGAAAGATTAAATTATATATTTGGTGTAAATGAAGAATATATAAAGACTGCTTTTAGAAGAATTGATGAGGAATACAATAGTGTAGAAGAGTATCTATATGGAGAATTTAAGTTAGATAAAGAAGAAATAAAAAAATTGAGAAATCAATATCTAGAGTAA
- the ytvI gene encoding sporulation integral membrane protein YtvI, whose amino-acid sequence MDIQKQKGFIIKFTYVVLIASIIYVVLKFLFPLLMPFVISFIIAFILRPIIKLITDNTNLNRTFISAVVLLAFYGLGIFLLVSFGAKIFASISDIFFRLPDIYKSGIQPTLNTLFSKIDASTPNVNLALILGWDNISQSMMSLVASISTNALNAIASIASKTPAFMLKLIITLIASFFFTFDYQKIVNFILRQFPEKSQSMIINIKNSSVNAILKLLKAYAILLSVTFVELLIGLNLLQVENAFTISVIVALVDILPVLGTGSILTPWMIISLINGNIHLAVGLLILYIIITVVRQILEPKVVGQQIGLYPLITLMCMFVGAQLFGIAGLFGFPIAATIIKNLHDNGIITAFK is encoded by the coding sequence ATGGACATTCAAAAACAAAAGGGCTTTATAATTAAATTTACATATGTAGTTTTAATAGCAAGTATTATATATGTTGTGTTAAAATTCTTATTTCCATTATTAATGCCTTTTGTGATTAGTTTTATCATTGCCTTTATTTTAAGACCTATTATAAAACTTATTACAGATAATACAAACTTAAACCGTACATTTATTTCTGCGGTAGTGCTTTTAGCCTTTTATGGATTAGGAATATTTTTATTAGTTAGTTTTGGTGCAAAAATATTTGCTAGTATAAGTGATATATTTTTTAGACTTCCTGACATATACAAATCAGGTATACAGCCAACACTAAACACTTTATTTTCTAAGATAGATGCTAGTACTCCTAATGTTAATCTAGCATTGATACTTGGTTGGGATAATATCAGTCAATCTATGATGTCTTTAGTTGCCTCTATTTCAACAAATGCACTTAATGCTATTGCAAGTATTGCAAGTAAAACACCTGCATTTATGTTGAAACTTATTATAACTTTAATTGCTTCTTTTTTCTTTACATTTGACTATCAAAAAATAGTAAACTTTATTTTAAGACAGTTTCCAGAAAAAAGTCAGTCGATGATAATCAATATAAAAAATAGCAGTGTCAATGCTATTTTAAAATTGCTAAAAGCATATGCTATACTACTATCAGTAACATTTGTGGAACTTCTTATTGGTCTTAATCTCCTACAAGTTGAAAATGCATTTACTATATCTGTCATCGTTGCACTTGTAGATATTTTACCAGTATTAGGTACAGGAAGTATCCTAACTCCTTGGATGATTATTTCATTAATCAATGGAAATATACATTTGGCAGTAGGACTTTTAATACTATACATCATCATAACTGTTGTTAGACAAATATTAGAGCCAAAAGTAGTAGGACAACAAATTGGTCTGTATCCTTTAATAACACTAATGTGTATGTTTGTTGGTGCTCAACTGTTTGGAATAGCTGGACTATTTGGATTTCCT
- a CDS encoding BglG family transcription antiterminator, giving the protein MSLNITARQINIIKILLNSKETMSGLALSQEIGCSSKTIQNEIKDINRQLKNSKILSIRGVGYKLEGSFNEVNLNSNLYDDVDRVEYIIRKILTLSNEEKNTIRLEDLADSMYVSVSTVKNDLKEVKRILDKYSISIKSKHKQGICISENEDKILNCIIDLSNKRDNQLSLNDFLNDDIKEKKLIIKKILLDVLNENGLVLTDIEFKNVLNNILVILSRHKYDEKEFIKEYVETYNNKRSSILENEQNKEIIINSIRTFCKNLKLATSIDISHDDIFEEYLYKHISSLCKKIKLGMNQSPIIAQDIKIKYPFAFELANIAKKTIEQDLKIEINEDEVANIALHIGGAVERASYNNKDKVFKAIIVCTSGIGTSMLIKAKLENIFREKLEILKVIPSYLAEYVKVIDVDFVISTVPIEIGDIPVINISPMLSEKEIKLIEKYIETGNVYLDLEIKNLFDSELFFTDLDFKYKEDVIDFMASKLVQKGYIDGDMKNSYFEREKIATTEIGNMVSIPHGAIGKVFDNKIAIGILKKPIAWEISDVRLIIMLALDKDKILDYETIFSNIYKRVDSIAKVISICENSNFEKFVNMFK; this is encoded by the coding sequence ATGAGTTTAAATATAACAGCTAGACAGATAAATATAATAAAGATACTGTTAAATTCAAAAGAAACAATGAGTGGACTTGCCCTAAGCCAAGAAATAGGGTGTTCTTCAAAGACTATACAAAATGAAATAAAGGATATTAATAGACAGCTTAAAAATAGTAAAATTTTATCAATAAGAGGTGTTGGTTATAAATTAGAGGGAAGTTTTAATGAAGTGAATTTGAATAGCAATCTTTATGATGATGTGGATAGAGTAGAGTATATAATCAGAAAAATACTAACTTTAAGTAATGAAGAAAAAAATACTATAAGGCTTGAAGATTTAGCTGATTCTATGTATGTAAGTGTTTCAACAGTAAAAAATGACTTAAAAGAAGTAAAGAGGATATTGGATAAGTATTCAATTTCCATTAAATCTAAACATAAACAAGGTATATGTATTTCTGAAAATGAAGATAAGATACTAAATTGTATAATTGATTTAAGTAATAAGAGAGACAATCAACTCAGTCTAAATGATTTTTTAAATGACGATATAAAAGAAAAAAAATTAATAATAAAAAAAATATTATTAGATGTATTAAATGAAAATGGATTAGTACTAACTGATATAGAATTTAAGAATGTATTAAATAATATATTAGTTATTTTGAGTAGGCATAAGTATGATGAAAAAGAATTTATAAAGGAATATGTAGAAACTTATAACAATAAGAGAAGTTCAATATTAGAAAATGAACAGAACAAAGAAATTATAATAAATTCAATAAGAACGTTTTGTAAAAATTTAAAGCTAGCTACATCAATAGATATAAGTCATGATGACATATTTGAAGAGTATTTATATAAGCATATAAGTAGCTTGTGTAAGAAAATAAAGTTAGGCATGAATCAATCGCCTATAATAGCACAAGATATTAAAATAAAATATCCATTTGCATTTGAATTAGCTAATATAGCTAAAAAAACAATAGAGCAAGATTTAAAAATAGAAATTAACGAAGATGAAGTTGCAAATATAGCTCTACATATAGGAGGGGCTGTTGAGAGGGCATCTTATAATAATAAAGATAAGGTTTTCAAAGCAATAATAGTTTGTACATCAGGTATAGGTACATCAATGTTAATAAAAGCTAAATTAGAGAATATATTTAGAGAAAAGCTAGAAATATTAAAAGTTATTCCTTCATATCTAGCCGAATATGTAAAGGTTATAGATGTTGATTTTGTAATATCTACTGTACCTATTGAAATAGGTGATATACCAGTAATAAACATATCTCCAATGTTGAGTGAAAAGGAAATTAAATTAATTGAAAAATATATAGAAACAGGAAATGTATATTTGGATTTAGAGATAAAAAACTTATTTGATAGTGAGTTGTTTTTTACTGATTTAGATTTTAAATATAAAGAAGATGTTATAGATTTTATGGCAAGTAAACTTGTACAAAAAGGTTATATAGATGGCGATATGAAAAACTCTTACTTTGAGAGAGAAAAAATAGCAACAACAGAAATAGGCAACATGGTATCTATACCACATGGAGCTATTGGAAAGGTTTTTGATAATAAAATAGCAATTGGAATACTAAAAAAACCAATTGCTTGGGAAATATCAGATGTGCGTTTAATAATAATGTTAGCACTTGATAAAGATAAAATATTAGATTATGAAACTATATTTTCAAACATATACAAAAGAGTGGACTCTATAGCAAAAGTTATAAGCATATGCGAAAATAGTAATTTCGAAAAATTTGTAAACATGTTTAAATAG